From the genome of Actinomycetota bacterium:
AATATTAATATTTATATCTATAATAATGTTAATATTAATATTACTATAAATTAAGTTGATTTGTAAAGCCGGAATAATAGCTGTCATCGAAAAAATCCGGTGATTATTTTAAAGAATGAGTAGGCCAATTTCCCGGATATCAAGCGTTAAAAGTTTTACAGGTTTTTTTCTTACAATAAATTAATAATAATTTAACCGGAGAGTACATATTGGAAAAAGAAAGAACAAATGTGCTTCTTAGTAAAGATATCATGATTCTTCTCAAGAACCTGTCCAGAAAAGAAGGTAAATCGATAACATCCATTGTACGGGAAGCAGTGCAGGAATATCTGTCAAGGAAGATTCCAAAAAAGGATTTCGGCATAATCGGCATAGGTGAAAGCCGCTACAAGGATGTTTCCAGGGATTTGAAAAAGTATGAAAAAAATAAAAATGGAGGTTAATATTGCTTGCATTAGCTGACACCAGTTTTTTGTATGCGGCTGTTGACAGAAATGATTTGAACCATAAAAAGGCCTCGGGGTTTTTAAAGGATAATGAGAAACTAACATATGTGATCCCCTTCTCGACTTTACTGCAGACAAGCAATCTTATAGGGAGGATGATATCCGGGCAGGCTGAAATGGTTTTTATGGAAAACATAATAAAGAATTTTAATATTGAGATGCATGAGCACGGAGACATAGAGCGGGCTTTTCAAATTCTTGAGCACTACCGGGGATTGGAAATTGATGAAATTGATCTTTATGAAGCATTGTTTGTAAGCATATGTGAAAGGCTTGGTTCAAACAATATTCTTACTTTCAGGAAGGAAATATATAAGAAGTTAATGCCTTCGGGATTTAAGAATTTTAATTTTCTGATATGATTTAAATTTTTTTAAAGGATGGTGCATTGAGTTGATTTATATTGCCGGAGCTACGAGTTTTCTGGGACAGAGAATTCTTATCAGGCTTGCTGAAAGAGGAGAGAAAGCAAGATGTCTTGCAAGAAGCATGGAAGCCCGCCAAAAGCTTGAAAAAGCCAGGCGGAATTTTCCGGACAATATTGAAATAGCGGGCGGAAATCTTTTAAGCTCTGACTCTCTTATTTATGGTTTGAAAGATATTGAAAAAGCTATTTATGTCGTAAGGCTGGAATATTATGGTTATGTAAAAAATTTTATTGAGGCTCTCAAAAGATGTAATGTCGGAAGAGCCTTATTTATAAGTTCTACAACAGTGCTGCTGCCATCTGATATAAAAGTCAAAGAAGATAAGATCAGATCGGAGGAATATATTAAAAATTCCGGCCTTGATTATACTATTCTGAGACCTTCAATGATTTACGGCGCTGACGGAGATAACAATTTTTCCAAAATGCTGAGATTTATAAGAAAAAAAAGATTTTTTGTTGTATTCGGAAGCGGGGAAAATATGATACAGCCTGTTTATGTTGAAGATGTGGCAAATGCAGTTACAAGTGTTCTTGAAAACAGTAAAACTATCAAAAAGACTTATGAACTGGCTGGCAGGTACCCTTTGAAATATAATGATATGCTTAAGACTGTGAGAGCCAAGACCAATCTTCCTTTCAGGATAATCAGGCTTCCTATTGAGGTTTCCAAATTTGCAGTCAGCATTTATAAACAGATAATGAAGAAATCCGACCTTGACGCTGACCAGATAGAAAGAATGAAAATCGACAAGGCCTATCCGTATACTGAAGCCGCAACTGATTTCGGATACTCCCCTGTTTCGTTTGAAGAAGGCATAGAGAAAGAAATTTCGGAGCTTGAATTATGATGAAAAGAAATAAGGCTTATATCAGGGAAATATATGTTGTATTTTTCCTTATTTTAATCATCTGTTCTGCCATATTTTTTCTTTTTCCTGTATTAAATGAAGAAATTATCCGCTATGAAAGAGGAAATATCCTTTCAGGAGAAGCGGATGGAGACGGCAGCAACGGAGCCGGCAGCATTGCAAATCACCCGGAGCTGTCTATAAAAGAGACAGCCGATTCTTCCATGATTATCAGCAATTCCTCTGATAAAGAGTCAGGTCTTTTTACCCCGGAGGTTGGAGATTATATTG
Proteins encoded in this window:
- a CDS encoding ribbon-helix-helix protein, CopG family; the encoded protein is MEKERTNVLLSKDIMILLKNLSRKEGKSITSIVREAVQEYLSRKIPKKDFGIIGIGESRYKDVSRDLKKYEKNKNGG
- a CDS encoding SDR family oxidoreductase, which codes for MIYIAGATSFLGQRILIRLAERGEKARCLARSMEARQKLEKARRNFPDNIEIAGGNLLSSDSLIYGLKDIEKAIYVVRLEYYGYVKNFIEALKRCNVGRALFISSTTVLLPSDIKVKEDKIRSEEYIKNSGLDYTILRPSMIYGADGDNNFSKMLRFIRKKRFFVVFGSGENMIQPVYVEDVANAVTSVLENSKTIKKTYELAGRYPLKYNDMLKTVRAKTNLPFRIIRLPIEVSKFAVSIYKQIMKKSDLDADQIERMKIDKAYPYTEAATDFGYSPVSFEEGIEKEISELEL